A genome region from Melospiza melodia melodia isolate bMelMel2 chromosome 28, bMelMel2.pri, whole genome shotgun sequence includes the following:
- the AMPD1 gene encoding AMP deaminase 1 → MSRVRIPEMDETLRSFAEKVFASEVKDEEVRGEISHFDVEESCPISRQEMTVHMMLQEASSTVEKRRKKLIRMQTTVLAPPVAPGAVPSLAVTEEASSTCPQYQSVPPFQRVQITGDYASGVTVEDFEVVCRGLYRALCIREKNMQQSLQRFPKTPSQYLRAIEGEPWRPSDAGPVFTPPVKDGQDPLDSGNLPEDLGYHVQMKDGIVYVYADKAAAERNEPKDLPYPSLENFIDDMNFLLVLIAQGPVKTYTHRRLKFLSSKFQVHEMLNEMEEMKELKNNPHRDFYNCRKVDTHIHAAACMNQKHLLRFIKKSYRVDADRVVYNAKGKQLTLKQLFQQLKLHPYDLTVDSLDVHAGRQTFQRFDKFNDKYNPVGASELRDLYLKTENAIHGEYFATIIKEVGSDLEDAKYQHTEPRLSIYGRSPEEWARLASWFNTHRVYSPNMKWMIQVPRIYDVFRSKNFLPHFGKMLECIFVPVFEATVNPQAHKELSVFLRHITGFDSVDDESKHSGHMFSTKSPKPEEWTSQKNPSYTYYIYYMYANILVLNNLRRQRGMNTFLFRPHCGEAGALTHLLAAFMTADNISHGLNLKKSPVLQYLYFLARIPIAMSPLSNNSLFLEYAKNPLLDFHQKGLMVSLSTDDPMQFHYTKEPLMEEYAIAAQVFKLSTCDMCEIARNSVLQCGLSHEEKVKFLGEKYQEDGPDGNDIRKTNVAQIRVAYRYETWCYELNLIAEGLKNE, encoded by the exons ATGTCTCGGGTGAGAATTCCAG AGATGGACGAGACCCTGCGCTCCTTCGCCGAGAAGGTTTTTGCCTCCGAGGTGAAGGATGAGGAGGTCAGGGGGGAAATCTCTCATTTTGACGTGGAAGAGAGCTGCCCCATCTCCCGGCAGGAGATGACGGTGCACATGATGCTGCAGGAGGCCAGCTCCACGGTGGAGAAGCG CAGGAAGAAGCTGATCCGCATGCAGACCACAGTGCTGGCCCCGCCCGTGGCCCCgggggctgtccccagcctggctgtcACCGAGGAGGCCAGCTCCACCTGCCCCCAGTACCAGAGCGTGCCCCCCTTCCAGCGGGTGCAGATCACTGGGGACTATGCCTCTGGG GTGACAGTGGAAGACTTTGAGGTGGTGTGCAGGGGCCTGTACCGGGCGCTGTGCATCCGGGAGAAGAACATGCAGCAGTCACTGCAGAGGTTCCCCAAGACACCCTCGCAGTACCTGCGTGCCATCGAGGGCGAGCCCTGGAGACCCAGTGACGCTGGCCCAG TGTTCACCCCACCAGTGAAGGATGGGCAGGATCCCCTGGACAGTGGGAACCTCCCTGAGGACCTGGGATACCACGTGCAGATGAAGGATGGGATAGTTTATGTCTATGCAGACAAGGCAGCGGCTGAGAGAAACGAGCCAAAGGACCTGCCCTACCCCAGCCTGGAGAACTTCATTGATGACATGAACTTCCTCCTGGTCCTCATTGCACAGGGGCCTGT GAAGACCTACACCCACCGGCGCCTCAAGTTCCTCTCGTCCAAGTTCCAAGTGCATGAAATGCTCAATGAGATGGAGGAGATGAAGGAGCTGAAGAACAACCCCCACCGTGACTTCTACAACTGCAGGAAG GTGGACACACACATCCATGCTGCAGCCTGCATGAACCAGAAGCACCTTCTGCGTTTCATCAAGAAATCCTACCGTGTGGATGCCGACCGCGTGGTCTACAACGCCAAGGGCAAACAGCTCACCCTGAAACAGCTCTTCCAGCAGCTCAAACTGCACCCCTACGACCTGACAGTGGATTCTCTGGATGTCCATGCT ggccGGCAAACATTCCAGCGCTTTGACAAGTTCAATGACAAGTACAACCCCGTGGGCGCCAGCGAGCTCAGGGACCTCTACCTGAAGACAGAGAACGCCATCCACGGCGAGTACTTTGCTACCATCATCAAG GAGGTTGGCTCTGACCTGGAGGATGCCAAGTACCAGCACACGGAGCCCCGGCTCTCCATCTACGGGCGGTCGCCTGAGGAGTGGGCCAGGCTGGCCAGCTGGTTCAACACCCACAGGGTCTATTCCCCCAACATGAAGTGGATGATCCAAGTGCCCAGGATTTA TGATGTGTTCAGGTCTAAGAATTTCCTCCCCCACTTTGGGAAAATGCTGGAATGTATCTTTGTTCCTGTGTTCGAGGCAACAGTCAATCCCCAAGCCCACAAAGAGCTGAGTGTCTTTCTACGCCAC ATCACAGGATTTGACAGCGTGGATGATGAATCCAAGCACAGTGGACACATGTTTAGCACTAAAAGCCCAAAGCCAGAGGAGTGGACTTCCCAGAAGAACCCATCCTACACCTACTACATCTACTACATGTATGCCAACATCCTGGTGCTCAACAACCTGCGCAG gcagcgTGGCATGAACACGTTCCTGTTCCGCCCGCACTGCGGCGAGGCCGGGGCCCTCACGCACCTGCTGGCCGCCTTCATGACAGCTGATAACATCTCCCACGGGCTCAACCTCAAGAAG agcccagtgCTGCAGTACCTGTACTTCCTTGCCAGAATTCCCATTGCCATGTCCCCGCTCAGCAACAACAGCCTCTTCCTGGAGTACGCCAAGAACCCCTTGCTTGACTTCCACCAGAAAGGGCTCATGGTGTCCCTTTCTACAGATGACCCCATGCAGTTCCACTACACCAAG GAGCCCCTCATGGAGGAGTACGCCATCGCTGCCCAGGTGTTCAAGCTCAGCACCTGTGACATGTGTGAGATCGCCAGGAACAGTGTCCTGCAGTGTGGCCTGTCCCATGAG GAGAAAGTGAAGTTCCTGGGTGAAAAGTACCAGGAAGACGGGCCCGATGGCAATGACATTCGGAAGACGAACGTGGCTCAGATCCGCGTTGCCTATCGCTACGAGACCTGGTGCTACGAGCTCAACCTCATCGCCGAGGGGCTGAAGAACGAATAG